Proteins from a genomic interval of Beijerinckia indica subsp. indica ATCC 9039:
- a CDS encoding DUF2794 domain-containing protein, which yields MDEITEGEDFKALGFNRRKLEPSSHVPAPGGNPLQGEVVSFDRMELREILNLYGRKVAEGEWRDYALDLMPQKAVFSIFRRTSEMPLYRIEKNPKLARKQGAFSVITQTGLILKRGHELKRVIEVLDRKLKLVSG from the coding sequence ATGGATGAGATAACGGAGGGGGAAGATTTTAAGGCCCTTGGTTTCAATCGGCGAAAATTGGAGCCTTCGTCTCACGTCCCTGCACCCGGAGGCAACCCCCTTCAAGGCGAGGTGGTCTCCTTTGACCGGATGGAATTGCGCGAGATCTTGAACCTTTACGGCCGCAAAGTGGCAGAGGGCGAATGGCGCGATTATGCCTTGGACCTGATGCCACAAAAGGCGGTGTTTTCCATCTTTCGCCGCACGTCTGAAATGCCTCTCTACCGGATCGAAAAGAATCCGAAACTCGCGCGTAAACAAGGCGCTTTCAGTGTGATCACCCAGACCGGCCTTATTCTGAAACGCGGCCATGAATTGAAACGGGTGATCGAGGTTTTGGACCGTAAGCTGAAGCTGGTCTCGGGGTGA
- a CDS encoding ABC transporter ATP-binding protein, producing MTKQQAGITFPVIELDDIHLSLGQGAARVHILKGISLTISRGETIGLVGPSGSGKSTLLMAMAGLERPDSGRLLIDGQRLDGLDEDALARFRGARIGIVFQSFHLIPTMTALENVAIPLELAGQPDAFERAATELASVGLSHRHNHYPAQLSGGEQQRVALARALAPAPSILIADEPTGNLDGATGQDIIDLMFALRRDRGTTLVLVTHDLALAERCDRMIRLRSGEIETDAMRLRA from the coding sequence ATGACAAAGCAGCAAGCAGGCATAACCTTCCCCGTAATCGAACTCGATGACATTCATCTGAGCCTCGGTCAGGGGGCCGCTCGTGTCCATATTCTCAAGGGGATCAGCCTGACGATCTCGCGGGGCGAAACCATCGGCCTCGTCGGTCCCTCGGGCTCCGGCAAATCCACACTGCTCATGGCCATGGCAGGCTTGGAGCGGCCGGATAGCGGTCGGCTGCTGATTGATGGACAAAGACTCGATGGATTGGACGAAGACGCGCTCGCTCGATTTCGCGGCGCGCGGATCGGCATCGTCTTCCAGAGCTTTCATCTCATTCCGACCATGACCGCGCTCGAAAATGTCGCCATCCCGCTTGAACTGGCCGGCCAGCCCGATGCCTTCGAGCGTGCCGCAACCGAACTCGCCAGTGTCGGCCTCTCGCATCGCCATAATCATTATCCCGCGCAATTGTCGGGCGGCGAGCAGCAGCGTGTGGCCCTCGCCCGGGCCCTTGCCCCCGCGCCCTCGATCCTCATCGCCGATGAACCAACCGGCAATCTCGATGGAGCGACCGGCCAGGACATCATCGATCTCATGTTCGCCCTGCGGCGTGATCGCGGCACGACGCTGGTTCTCGTCACCCATGATCTCGCTCTGGCGGAGCGTTGCGACCGGATGATCAGGCTGCGCTCCGGCGAAATCGAAACCGATGCCATGCGATTACGCGCATGA
- a CDS encoding arylesterase: protein MKRTNEIATDAVRTVVHEATNKAADADATFAAYKQRRHFLQSTAGLFAAIALGMSGKGWAATNPLKIVALGDSLTAGYLLPAQAAFPVVLEKALRNQGYDVRLINAGVSGDTAAGGLARLDWSLGEGVDGVIVELGANDMLRGIDPASTRATLAEILTRLRQRRIKALLAGMRAAPNLDALYREQFEAIYPALAQQFDVPFYPFFLDGVAGNPALELPDRVHPNQEGVERIVEKFLPLAERFVQSLGS, encoded by the coding sequence ATGAAACGAACCAACGAGATTGCGACCGATGCGGTGAGGACGGTAGTCCATGAGGCGACAAACAAGGCGGCTGATGCCGACGCCACCTTTGCCGCATATAAGCAGCGACGGCATTTTCTCCAATCCACGGCGGGCCTTTTCGCAGCCATCGCCCTTGGCATGAGCGGAAAAGGCTGGGCCGCGACAAACCCGCTCAAAATCGTCGCCCTGGGTGATAGTCTGACCGCCGGCTATCTCTTGCCAGCCCAGGCGGCGTTTCCGGTGGTGCTTGAAAAAGCCTTGCGGAACCAAGGGTATGACGTGCGGCTGATCAATGCCGGTGTCTCCGGCGATACGGCGGCGGGCGGGCTTGCCCGCCTCGATTGGAGCCTTGGCGAGGGCGTCGATGGCGTGATTGTCGAGCTGGGCGCCAATGATATGTTGCGGGGGATCGATCCAGCGTCGACACGCGCGACCTTGGCCGAGATCCTGACCAGGCTGCGGCAGCGTCGAATCAAGGCCCTGCTCGCAGGCATGCGGGCGGCACCCAATCTCGATGCCCTTTATCGGGAACAATTCGAGGCGATTTATCCTGCTCTCGCACAGCAGTTCGATGTACCATTCTATCCGTTTTTCCTGGACGGCGTGGCGGGTAATCCAGCGCTGGAACTGCCCGATCGCGTGCATCCCAATCAAGAGGGCGTGGAACGGATCGTCGAGAAATTTTTGCCCCTGGCTGAGCGTTTCGTGCAAAGCTTGGGAAGTTGA
- a CDS encoding Bax inhibitor-1/YccA family protein, which translates to MSDFDRNVSARWGQGLAGAGRTTIDQGLRAYMLGVYNHMVIGLAITGLVALGTNMLAVVHDANGHIAGLTAFGQALYLSPLKWVAMLAPLGFVLFISLRIEQMAASTARTLFFAFAATMGLSLSTLLLVYTGTSVARAFFITAAAFAGLSLYGYTTKRDLSPIGSFLVMGLIGLVIASLVNLFVQSTAFQFGLSILSVLIFSGLTAWDTQAIKAMYYESDGYEVATKKSVNGALMLYLDFINIFQSLLMLTGSRND; encoded by the coding sequence ATGTCTGATTTCGACCGCAACGTTAGCGCCCGCTGGGGGCAGGGCCTGGCAGGGGCCGGTCGCACCACAATCGATCAGGGCCTGCGCGCCTATATGCTGGGCGTTTACAATCATATGGTCATCGGCCTCGCCATTACAGGCCTTGTTGCGCTTGGCACGAATATGCTTGCCGTCGTGCATGACGCCAACGGCCATATCGCCGGTCTCACCGCTTTCGGCCAGGCCCTTTACTTGTCGCCCCTGAAATGGGTCGCCATGCTGGCCCCCCTGGGCTTTGTCCTGTTCATCTCCCTCCGCATCGAACAGATGGCGGCCTCCACGGCAAGAACCCTTTTCTTCGCCTTTGCCGCGACGATGGGTCTCTCACTTTCGACACTCCTGCTCGTCTATACGGGCACGTCCGTGGCGCGGGCCTTCTTCATCACGGCGGCGGCCTTCGCTGGTCTCAGCCTCTATGGCTATACGACCAAGCGCGACCTCTCCCCGATCGGCTCCTTCCTGGTCATGGGCCTGATCGGTCTCGTCATCGCGAGCCTGGTCAATCTCTTCGTGCAGAGCACCGCGTTCCAGTTTGGCCTGTCGATCCTGTCGGTCCTGATCTTCTCTGGCCTCACGGCCTGGGATACGCAGGCCATCAAGGCGATGTATTATGAAAGCGATGGCTACGAAGTCGCGACCAAGAAATCGGTGAATGGCGCTTTGATGCTCTATCTCGATTTCATCAATATCTTCCAGTCGCTGCTGATGCTCACTGGCTCGCGCAACGACTGA
- a CDS encoding ABC transporter permease: MKTTAQNRATARPLSPLLLLRLALRDLRGGLHGFGIFLACIALGVAAITGVASLSRSLEAGLAAQGRVILGGDVAFETVQSEWTAPEEKFLRAHGQLSKAATLRAMARVADGKKGNGGEATLIEIKAVDGAYPLVGDVTIAPEQPLSEAFSERDGFAGIVADTELLTRLGLAIGDPVRIGDKLFILRGTLSHEPDHLAGGLGFGPRVLMSEAALRSTSLLAPGALVHWLYRLALSPSGSGPNTSVVDSRDLDQFVAETRAAFPQAGWEIRTRDNISPQFSRNLERFTQFLTLVGLTSLLIGGVGVANAIHGFVARKKPVIATLKALGAPGSAVFTLMLIEVMLITLLGTMIGGLAGSALPFAAPAVATLLPFPIEPGFYPAALGGGMVYGLLTALIFSLGPLGRAHDVPVAALFRDTIDTRPSWPRPRYLLFTSVAAAILISLLFLFSPDRRVTLLFLTAMLGSFLLLRGVALLIMIATRRLPHSRRLTGRLALANIGRPGAPTPSIVLSLGLGLTLLVALTLIDGNLHDALEHGVPRQAPSLFFIGIQHNEAAAFEQFLHKEAPNGKVELVPMLRGRIVSLNGRPAESVTPTPETAWALQGDRGITFADATPPGSSLVAGAWWPHDYQGPPLVSMEAEIAQGLGLSLGDRLTVNVLGREIEAKIANLRKVNWQNFGINFVLVFSPATFAGAPATDLATLTLPGGVADPQSPLLTRELARQFPGVTSLRVKDALDAINNAVSQLAIAIRGMSAIALLAAILVLSGALAAGQQARLRHAVILKVLGATRSRLLVILLLEYGFLGLATALFGILAGSLAASLIVTKLMHLSFVWIWQRALAAAGVALALTLILGLLGTWRILGQKPAPFLRDL, from the coding sequence ATGAAAACGACAGCCCAAAACCGCGCCACCGCACGTCCGCTCTCGCCACTGCTTCTCCTGCGCCTCGCTTTGCGCGATCTGCGCGGCGGACTGCATGGTTTCGGCATTTTCCTCGCCTGTATCGCGCTTGGCGTCGCCGCCATCACCGGCGTTGCTTCGCTGTCCCGCTCGCTCGAGGCCGGCCTTGCCGCACAAGGCCGCGTCATTCTGGGAGGCGATGTGGCCTTCGAAACGGTCCAGAGCGAATGGACCGCGCCCGAGGAAAAATTTCTGCGCGCGCATGGCCAGCTATCCAAGGCGGCAACCCTGCGGGCCATGGCCCGCGTTGCCGATGGCAAGAAAGGGAATGGTGGCGAGGCCACGCTCATCGAGATCAAGGCTGTCGATGGGGCCTATCCCTTGGTGGGCGATGTTACCATTGCGCCGGAGCAACCCTTGTCGGAGGCTTTCTCCGAGCGCGATGGCTTTGCAGGAATCGTTGCCGATACCGAACTTTTGACCCGGCTTGGACTCGCGATCGGCGATCCCGTGCGGATCGGCGACAAGCTCTTCATCTTGCGCGGAACGCTCTCGCATGAACCCGACCACCTCGCTGGCGGCCTTGGCTTCGGTCCGCGCGTGCTGATGAGCGAGGCGGCCTTGCGTTCAACATCCCTCCTCGCGCCGGGCGCACTCGTTCATTGGCTATATCGGCTCGCGCTTTCACCCAGCGGTTCTGGCCCGAACACATCCGTCGTCGATAGCCGGGACCTCGACCAATTTGTCGCGGAAACCCGCGCGGCCTTTCCGCAAGCCGGCTGGGAAATTCGGACACGGGACAATATTTCCCCGCAGTTCAGCCGCAACCTCGAACGTTTCACGCAATTCCTGACCCTTGTCGGCCTCACATCGCTGCTCATCGGCGGCGTTGGCGTCGCCAATGCGATTCATGGTTTCGTCGCCCGCAAAAAGCCGGTCATCGCCACCTTGAAAGCCTTGGGCGCGCCAGGCTCCGCTGTGTTCACGCTCATGTTGATCGAAGTGATGTTGATCACGCTCTTGGGCACTATGATCGGTGGTTTGGCAGGATCGGCCCTGCCTTTCGCAGCCCCCGCCGTCGCCACGCTGCTGCCCTTCCCCATCGAGCCCGGCTTTTACCCCGCCGCTTTGGGTGGTGGGATGGTCTATGGCCTTTTGACAGCCCTCATCTTTTCGCTCGGGCCGCTCGGGCGCGCTCATGATGTGCCCGTAGCAGCCCTTTTTCGGGACACCATCGACACCCGGCCCTCCTGGCCGCGTCCGCGTTATCTCCTCTTCACCAGCGTCGCCGCCGCTATCCTGATCAGTCTGCTCTTCCTCTTTTCGCCCGACCGGCGGGTGACCTTGCTATTCCTAACGGCGATGCTTGGGTCCTTTCTCCTGTTGCGCGGCGTCGCTCTTCTCATCATGATCGCGACGCGGCGCCTCCCCCATTCCCGCCGCCTCACTGGACGTCTGGCGCTCGCCAATATCGGCAGGCCAGGCGCGCCGACACCGTCCATTGTCCTGTCCCTGGGGCTCGGCCTGACTTTGCTGGTCGCCTTGACCCTGATCGATGGCAATCTCCATGACGCCCTCGAACATGGGGTGCCGCGACAGGCTCCGAGCCTGTTCTTCATTGGCATCCAGCATAATGAGGCAGCGGCCTTCGAACAGTTTCTCCACAAGGAAGCGCCGAACGGCAAGGTCGAACTCGTCCCCATGTTGCGTGGACGGATCGTCAGCCTCAACGGCCGGCCGGCCGAGAGCGTCACACCGACGCCGGAAACGGCCTGGGCGCTGCAAGGCGATCGTGGCATCACTTTCGCGGATGCAACACCACCGGGATCCTCGCTCGTCGCGGGCGCATGGTGGCCGCATGATTATCAGGGACCGCCGCTCGTTTCCATGGAGGCGGAGATCGCGCAAGGGCTCGGTCTGAGCCTCGGCGACAGGCTCACGGTCAATGTCCTTGGACGCGAAATCGAGGCGAAAATCGCCAATCTGCGAAAAGTGAACTGGCAGAATTTCGGCATTAACTTCGTACTGGTCTTTTCACCGGCGACCTTCGCCGGCGCGCCGGCGACCGATCTTGCGACCTTGACCCTGCCGGGCGGCGTGGCCGACCCTCAAAGTCCCCTGCTGACACGGGAATTGGCCCGCCAGTTTCCCGGAGTCACCAGCCTCCGCGTGAAGGACGCGCTCGATGCGATCAACAATGCGGTCTCGCAATTGGCCATCGCCATTCGCGGCATGTCGGCCATCGCTTTGCTCGCCGCCATCCTGGTGCTCTCGGGCGCGCTTGCCGCCGGACAGCAGGCTCGGCTGCGCCACGCTGTCATCTTGAAAGTACTCGGAGCGACACGCAGCAGGCTTTTGGTAATTTTGTTGCTCGAATATGGCTTTCTTGGCCTGGCGACAGCCCTTTTTGGCATTCTTGCCGGGAGCCTTGCCGCCTCTTTGATCGTCACCAAGCTCATGCATCTGTCTTTTGTTTGGATCTGGCAGCGTGCGCTTGCCGCCGCGGGCGTGGCCCTCGCCCTGACCCTTATTCTCGGGTTGCTCGGGACTTGGCGTATTCTTGGGCAAAAACCGGCTCCCTTCCTGCGGGATCTTTAA